From the Prosthecobacter dejongeii genome, one window contains:
- the purM gene encoding phosphoribosylformylglycinamidine cyclo-ligase, translated as MSKHTYKQAGVDIHEAASFVDDIGALVKATQKKRKLANAFGLFAAGYDLSKYKEPMIFTGCDGVGTKLELLLKYDLLENAGKDLVAMNVNDVLTCGADPILFLDYVGVNQIKKKQLARIIAGMSEYLVSCNCILAGGETAEMPGAVLDGMVELSGFAIGAAEKKDVLNPAEIKEGDVLIGWPSAGFHANGFSLVRRILEKESIKLSKKDAAQLLTPTLLYHEQCWGLKKAKVKPAAMAHITGGGLVENLGRIFTKRGLGCHLKVPFWQNDVVQKVLRHADPTDCWDTFNMGIGWVAIVDAKQAKKALKVGTGAVVLGEMDKSGAVTCELVK; from the coding sequence ATGTCCAAGCACACTTACAAACAGGCCGGCGTTGATATCCATGAAGCAGCATCCTTTGTGGATGACATCGGCGCGCTGGTGAAGGCCACCCAAAAGAAGCGCAAGCTGGCGAATGCCTTTGGTCTTTTTGCAGCCGGGTATGACCTCAGCAAATACAAGGAGCCGATGATCTTTACGGGCTGCGATGGCGTGGGCACCAAGCTTGAGTTGCTGCTGAAATACGACCTTCTGGAAAATGCCGGTAAGGACCTGGTGGCCATGAATGTGAACGACGTGCTCACCTGCGGTGCAGATCCGATCCTGTTCCTCGATTATGTGGGCGTGAATCAGATCAAGAAAAAGCAGCTCGCGCGCATCATCGCCGGGATGTCTGAGTATCTCGTCTCCTGCAATTGTATCCTGGCCGGTGGCGAAACCGCTGAAATGCCGGGCGCTGTCCTGGACGGCATGGTGGAGCTGTCAGGCTTCGCCATCGGAGCTGCTGAGAAAAAAGACGTGCTAAATCCTGCCGAGATCAAAGAGGGCGATGTCCTCATCGGCTGGCCCAGCGCAGGCTTCCACGCCAACGGTTTCAGCCTCGTGCGCCGTATCCTGGAAAAGGAAAGCATCAAGCTGAGCAAGAAGGACGCCGCGCAACTGCTGACGCCCACCCTTTTGTATCATGAGCAGTGCTGGGGCCTGAAGAAGGCTAAGGTGAAACCCGCTGCCATGGCCCACATCACCGGCGGTGGTCTGGTGGAAAATTTGGGCCGCATCTTCACCAAGCGCGGTCTGGGCTGCCATCTGAAAGTGCCCTTCTGGCAGAATGACGTGGTGCAGAAGGTGCTGCGCCATGCGGACCCGACGGATTGCTGGGATACTTTCAACATGGGCATCGGCTGGGTGGCCATCGTGGACGCTAAGCAGGCGAAAAAGGCCCTCAAAGTGGGCACGGGCGCTGTGGTGCTGGGTGAGATGGATAAGAGCGGGGCTGTCACCTGCGAATTGGTGAAATAA
- a CDS encoding DUF1549 domain-containing protein → MKATKSMLAGLLIAGFGGISATAAEVRTWTDVEGRQVSASFVQIEGDAIVLQTDEGVQHRFPLARLSAEDQAIAKTAQAALAPAAAAPQMVANATVAQAAAKIDQLVANGLIKANPARATAGKEPIKSFNPLASDEQFVRRVYLDIAGRIPNYEEASAFIKDASPKKRANLIDMLLESDGYKAHTFNYFAEMLRIKDNFEQDNVRGTPYINWFKDQIAKNEKWDKIVYQMVTATGKMWDKKEDGSYNGAAGYLLRDAGMPLDNLANTLTVFLGTDVACAQCHDHPFAEWTQKQFYEMASFFGATTTRLNGKDLNGENPRTRLMPQIEAMIASSDQDIRRVRNGIENYISANQSSIKDRDMNGMKLPHDYQYKDGKPGDPVAPKFVTWSAQDKNNPAYKQKKNNEEKLRTSFANWMTHPENPRFAMTIANRMWKRAFGAGVNEPVTNIDDIEQASNPELLKHLAQEMKRVEFDLKQFMRIIYNTRAYQSEATSENIALGEVYYFQGPMLRRMTAEQAWDSYMTLVLGQPDAYKAPLQDLYARSIDLDLTKVDAKTVLIKYDAFRRMQQKENALMGGGLDMAGGDAMMMEGGAKGSAADKTAATDGPGKILSYEGMRLMRSSEIQQPAPGGHFLIDFGQSPRNIIDGSSRIGNVPQVLMMMNGKAQKMLTSSDSLVLRTMNKVNSPSDKVERMFMTIMSRRPTLQEKEIAKRALSSNGEDGYGNMIWALINTREFMFIQ, encoded by the coding sequence ATGAAAGCCACTAAATCCATGCTCGCCGGTCTCTTGATCGCCGGTTTCGGGGGCATTTCCGCCACAGCGGCGGAAGTACGCACCTGGACCGACGTCGAAGGCCGCCAAGTTTCCGCTTCCTTCGTCCAGATCGAAGGTGATGCCATCGTTTTGCAGACGGACGAAGGCGTCCAGCACCGCTTCCCTCTGGCCCGCCTTTCTGCTGAAGATCAGGCCATCGCCAAGACAGCTCAGGCAGCCCTGGCTCCTGCCGCTGCGGCCCCTCAGATGGTGGCAAACGCCACAGTGGCCCAGGCTGCTGCAAAGATTGACCAACTGGTGGCCAATGGTCTGATCAAGGCCAACCCTGCCCGCGCAACTGCTGGCAAGGAACCTATCAAGAGCTTTAACCCTCTGGCCAGTGATGAGCAGTTCGTCCGCCGTGTGTATCTGGACATCGCCGGTCGTATCCCGAACTATGAAGAAGCCAGTGCTTTCATCAAAGACGCCAGCCCCAAGAAGCGCGCGAACTTGATTGACATGCTGCTGGAGTCCGACGGCTACAAAGCGCACACGTTCAACTACTTTGCCGAGATGCTTCGCATCAAGGACAACTTCGAGCAGGATAACGTGCGCGGCACTCCTTACATCAACTGGTTCAAGGACCAGATCGCCAAGAACGAGAAGTGGGACAAAATCGTCTATCAGATGGTGACGGCCACGGGCAAGATGTGGGACAAAAAAGAAGACGGTAGCTACAACGGCGCCGCAGGTTACCTCCTGCGTGATGCTGGCATGCCGCTGGATAACTTGGCGAATACGCTGACCGTGTTCCTCGGTACCGATGTGGCCTGTGCCCAGTGCCATGATCACCCCTTCGCCGAGTGGACCCAGAAGCAGTTCTACGAAATGGCTTCTTTCTTCGGTGCCACCACCACTCGTCTGAACGGCAAGGACCTGAATGGCGAAAATCCACGGACACGTCTGATGCCTCAGATTGAGGCCATGATCGCTAGCTCGGATCAAGACATTCGCCGCGTGCGCAATGGCATTGAGAACTACATCAGCGCCAACCAGTCTTCGATCAAAGACCGTGACATGAATGGCATGAAGCTGCCGCATGACTACCAGTATAAGGACGGCAAACCAGGTGACCCAGTGGCACCGAAGTTCGTCACCTGGTCCGCCCAGGACAAGAACAATCCTGCCTACAAGCAGAAGAAGAACAACGAAGAGAAGCTGCGCACTTCCTTCGCCAACTGGATGACCCATCCAGAAAACCCACGCTTTGCCATGACCATCGCCAACCGCATGTGGAAGCGTGCTTTTGGTGCCGGTGTGAATGAGCCTGTGACCAACATTGACGACATCGAGCAGGCCTCCAATCCTGAGTTGCTCAAGCACCTGGCTCAGGAAATGAAGCGCGTTGAGTTCGACCTCAAGCAGTTCATGCGCATCATCTACAACACCCGCGCTTATCAGTCGGAAGCCACCTCTGAAAACATCGCTCTGGGTGAAGTCTATTACTTCCAGGGGCCGATGCTGCGCCGCATGACGGCTGAGCAGGCTTGGGATTCCTACATGACCCTCGTTCTCGGCCAGCCCGATGCTTACAAGGCTCCTCTCCAAGACTTGTACGCTCGCTCGATCGACCTTGACCTCACCAAGGTGGACGCCAAGACCGTGCTGATCAAATACGACGCTTTCCGCCGCATGCAGCAGAAGGAAAACGCCCTCATGGGTGGCGGCCTGGACATGGCTGGCGGTGATGCCATGATGATGGAAGGTGGTGCCAAAGGCTCCGCTGCGGATAAAACCGCTGCTACGGATGGCCCAGGCAAGATCCTGAGCTACGAAGGCATGCGCCTGATGCGCTCTTCGGAAATCCAGCAGCCAGCGCCAGGAGGTCACTTCTTGATCGATTTCGGTCAGTCCCCACGCAACATCATTGATGGCAGCTCCCGCATCGGCAACGTGCCGCAGGTGCTGATGATGATGAACGGCAAGGCGCAGAAGATGCTCACCAGCAGTGACTCCCTGGTCCTCCGCACCATGAACAAGGTCAACAGCCCTTCTGACAAGGTGGAGCGCATGTTCATGACCATCATGAGCCGCCGCCCAACCCTGCAGGAGAAGGAAATCGCCAAGCGGGCCCTCAGCTCCAATGGCGAAGATGGCTACGGCAACATGATCTGGGCGCTCATCAACACCCGTGAATTCATGTTCATTCAGTAA
- a CDS encoding DUF1501 domain-containing protein gives MKTELLRLNDHSRRQFMLTTAKTALGVSLLPGIASKMSAAEGASVSGPGTPGFGKAKHVIFLWMNGGMTHLDTFDPKTGATKGPGEQIKAKAEGIDYLGSYLPKLAENANKLSIIRSMSSKTGVHESGTYIMKTGYEPRTTIVHPCMGVWASHFLGKIKDKTLPDSVIVNSGSAYPGAGFFPPAMSPIPISNPETGLQNIKPTTENDSMFGKRISLMNEFDTSFRKKFQTEDVKAYTEFYDETLKLMKSEDLKAFDLTMESAETREKYGRTSFGQGCLLARRLVESGVRFVEVQMGGWDMHNTIDNGMTNNGTTLDNGFSALLQDLEAKGLLESTLVVLGSEFGRTPDINENDGRDHYPLAYSTVFAGGGTKRGFAYGATDKEGRRPADKQTSPQDFLATIGHAMGLPVDEVVMSPSNRPFTVGDKGVPVVDIFA, from the coding sequence ATGAAAACCGAATTACTCCGACTGAACGACCACAGCCGCCGCCAGTTCATGCTGACCACGGCCAAGACGGCTCTCGGCGTCAGCCTGCTTCCAGGCATCGCCTCCAAAATGTCTGCCGCTGAAGGTGCCTCCGTTTCCGGCCCTGGCACCCCTGGATTTGGCAAGGCCAAGCACGTCATCTTCCTCTGGATGAATGGCGGCATGACCCACCTGGACACCTTCGATCCGAAGACTGGCGCCACCAAAGGCCCGGGCGAACAGATCAAGGCCAAAGCTGAAGGCATTGATTACCTCGGCAGCTACCTGCCGAAGCTGGCTGAAAACGCCAACAAGCTGTCCATCATCCGCTCCATGTCTTCCAAGACGGGCGTGCATGAGTCTGGCACTTACATCATGAAGACCGGCTATGAGCCACGCACCACCATCGTCCATCCTTGCATGGGCGTGTGGGCCTCTCATTTCCTGGGCAAGATCAAGGACAAGACCCTGCCAGACAGCGTCATCGTCAACAGCGGCAGCGCCTACCCAGGGGCAGGTTTCTTCCCACCGGCCATGTCTCCGATCCCGATTTCCAATCCGGAAACCGGCCTGCAGAACATCAAGCCCACCACGGAAAATGATTCCATGTTTGGCAAGCGCATCAGCCTCATGAACGAGTTTGACACTTCTTTCCGCAAGAAGTTCCAGACCGAAGATGTGAAGGCTTACACGGAATTCTACGACGAAACGCTGAAGCTCATGAAGAGCGAAGACCTCAAGGCCTTCGACCTCACGATGGAATCCGCTGAAACGCGTGAGAAGTACGGTCGCACCAGCTTCGGACAGGGCTGCTTGCTCGCACGCCGCCTGGTGGAAAGTGGTGTCCGCTTCGTTGAAGTGCAGATGGGTGGTTGGGACATGCACAACACCATTGATAACGGCATGACCAATAACGGCACTACCCTGGACAATGGCTTCTCTGCCCTGCTTCAGGACCTGGAAGCCAAAGGCCTGCTTGAGTCCACCTTGGTAGTGCTCGGCTCTGAGTTCGGCCGCACGCCGGACATCAACGAGAACGATGGTCGTGACCATTACCCCCTTGCTTACTCCACGGTCTTCGCCGGCGGTGGTACGAAGCGTGGTTTCGCCTACGGTGCCACCGACAAAGAAGGCCGCCGCCCTGCTGACAAGCAGACCAGCCCTCAGGACTTCCTGGCCACCATCGGTCACGCCATGGGCCTGCCTGTGGACGAAGTCGTCATGTCACCTTCGAACCGTCCATTCACCGTCGGTGACAAGGGCGTGCCCGTGGTGGACATCTTCGCTTAA
- a CDS encoding neutral/alkaline non-lysosomal ceramidase N-terminal domain-containing protein: MRLKFLLVNYLSFCFLMAPEVSQAKDSAAWKVGAASVDITPEFPVRLSGYGSRTGPHEGIQMRLHAKALAMTWAATPTAVMLTVDNCGVPATLRAELLKRLQAAGHPVDDDRFSLHSSHTHCAPALPGVLPFLFGADLPAEEQAAVQRYAEDLTQKLVAVVTEALGKQEPAKLDWSTGKVNFAMNRRFKTDKGYANSPNPYGPSDRALPVLRVTTPEGKLRAIFTSYACHCTTLAINKTHPDWAGCAQKELELRFPGIVAMTAIGCGADQNPYPRRELPHADRHGVELAKEAVRLINAPMKPVLGPLTCASKEVQLPFDTPHDRATWQQRTQDANKWTALHARHFLAALDRGEKIPTALPYTVQVWSFANDLLTINLPGEVVVDYSLKLKKQNAPDRTWVNSYTNDVPCYIPSQRVWEEGGYEAAGAMIYYGRPNRFASGIEEIIVNAVTELVPAGFKAP; this comes from the coding sequence ATGCGGTTAAAATTCCTCCTGGTAAATTACCTAAGCTTCTGCTTTTTAATGGCCCCAGAGGTCAGTCAGGCGAAAGACAGTGCGGCCTGGAAAGTCGGGGCTGCCAGTGTGGATATCACGCCGGAATTTCCCGTCCGCCTCAGTGGGTACGGCAGCCGCACGGGCCCGCATGAGGGCATCCAAATGCGCCTGCACGCCAAAGCATTGGCGATGACCTGGGCAGCCACACCCACCGCTGTCATGCTCACGGTGGATAATTGCGGCGTGCCCGCCACCCTGCGGGCGGAGCTGCTGAAACGCCTACAAGCCGCAGGACATCCTGTGGACGATGATCGCTTCTCCCTCCACTCCAGCCACACACACTGTGCCCCCGCTCTACCCGGCGTGCTGCCCTTTCTTTTTGGTGCCGACTTACCCGCCGAAGAACAGGCCGCTGTTCAACGCTATGCGGAAGATTTAACACAAAAACTCGTCGCCGTGGTCACTGAGGCCCTGGGTAAACAAGAACCTGCAAAACTGGACTGGTCCACGGGCAAGGTCAACTTCGCCATGAACCGCCGTTTTAAAACGGACAAAGGCTACGCCAACAGCCCAAATCCCTATGGCCCGAGCGACCGCGCCCTGCCTGTGCTACGAGTCACCACCCCCGAGGGGAAACTGCGCGCCATCTTCACCAGTTATGCCTGTCACTGCACTACCCTCGCCATCAATAAAACCCACCCCGACTGGGCAGGCTGCGCCCAAAAGGAGCTGGAATTGCGCTTTCCTGGCATCGTCGCCATGACCGCCATCGGCTGCGGTGCCGACCAAAATCCCTACCCACGCCGTGAGCTACCCCATGCGGACCGCCACGGTGTGGAACTGGCCAAAGAAGCCGTTCGGCTCATCAATGCGCCCATGAAACCCGTTCTCGGCCCCCTCACCTGCGCCAGTAAAGAGGTGCAACTGCCCTTCGACACTCCCCACGACCGCGCCACCTGGCAGCAGCGCACTCAAGATGCCAACAAATGGACCGCCCTGCACGCCCGCCACTTTCTGGCCGCCCTTGACCGTGGAGAAAAAATCCCCACCGCCCTGCCCTACACCGTTCAAGTCTGGTCCTTTGCCAATGACCTCCTCACCATCAATCTCCCCGGTGAAGTCGTGGTGGACTACTCCCTGAAGCTGAAAAAACAAAACGCGCCAGACCGCACCTGGGTCAACAGTTACACGAACGATGTCCCCTGCTACATCCCTTCGCAGCGCGTCTGGGAAGAAGGTGGCTATGAAGCGGCCGGAGCCATGATTTATTATGGCCGCCCCAATCGCTTCGCCTCCGGCATCGAAGAAATCATCGTCAACGCCGTCACTGAACTGGTCCCCGCCGGGTTTAAAGCACCGTGA
- the def gene encoding peptide deformylase has translation MVLPIVRYPDPVLRAKCRAVTEVTPEIRQFSADMIETMKAANGVGLAAPQVARDIQLAVIDVSHNPQCITYLRINGQPADMVAHMPVIFLNPQLELGKDKDVDEEGCLSFPRLRGDIRRSEDVKVTFQTLEGETQTWETDGLLARAFQHEIDHLNGILFIDRLSAAAKVGLKRKLGRLMQEWTEDEGE, from the coding sequence ATGGTCCTGCCCATCGTTCGTTACCCAGATCCTGTCCTCCGCGCCAAATGCCGTGCCGTGACAGAAGTCACCCCCGAGATTCGCCAATTTTCTGCGGACATGATCGAGACGATGAAAGCTGCCAATGGTGTGGGCCTCGCCGCCCCCCAGGTGGCCCGCGACATCCAACTGGCCGTCATAGACGTCTCTCACAATCCGCAGTGCATCACCTACCTGCGGATCAATGGCCAGCCTGCCGACATGGTGGCCCACATGCCCGTCATCTTTCTCAATCCCCAGCTCGAACTCGGCAAGGACAAGGACGTGGATGAGGAGGGCTGCCTCAGCTTCCCCCGCCTGCGCGGTGACATCCGCCGCAGTGAAGACGTGAAAGTGACCTTCCAAACCCTGGAAGGGGAAACTCAGACCTGGGAAACTGATGGCCTGCTGGCCCGCGCCTTCCAGCACGAGATTGATCACCTCAATGGCATTCTGTTTATTGATCGTCTCTCCGCCGCAGCCAAAGTGGGCCTGAAGCGCAAGCTGGGCCGCCTCATGCAAGAGTGGACGGAAGACGAGGGCGAATAG
- a CDS encoding ExbD/TolR family protein, with product MNLRPRRRPVPAIPIVSLIDIMVILLIFFIATTSFNDAKKQVKVTLPTSESLGESVPQQEQRKALTITQAQEIFLDGTPVKVEELGAALLQMKERNPTVKLELQADTQTSLGLLLKVWDALRKGGHSVNDVPARILSPQ from the coding sequence ATGAATCTCCGCCCCCGCCGCAGGCCCGTCCCTGCCATCCCCATCGTCTCCTTGATTGATATCATGGTGATCTTGCTCATCTTTTTCATCGCCACGACGTCCTTTAACGACGCTAAAAAGCAGGTCAAAGTCACCCTCCCCACCTCCGAAAGCCTGGGTGAGTCTGTGCCGCAGCAAGAGCAGCGAAAAGCCCTCACCATCACCCAGGCCCAGGAGATCTTCCTGGATGGCACCCCCGTGAAAGTCGAGGAACTAGGGGCGGCGCTGTTGCAAATGAAGGAGCGGAATCCCACCGTGAAACTGGAACTCCAGGCCGATACCCAAACCTCTTTGGGCCTGCTGCTCAAGGTCTGGGATGCCCTGCGCAAAGGTGGCCATTCCGTCAATGATGTACCGGCCCGCATCCTCAGCCCCCAATAA
- a CDS encoding MotA/TolQ/ExbB proton channel family protein, whose protein sequence is MHPLLFLAATGSSPGLFTQIYDFLAIGGFVMLFIVLCSMAAVTVMISAWLRLRDPLVLPRPVIAQLRSLPQYALKGDIKPLQEFLEKDPSLLARLGALAISGTFSSRQECVETITARAKEDLHHLERGVSILEVMVTVAPLLGLLGTTAGLVGMFSAFGSDAGPDTATIAKEIGVALRCTIAGLFVAVPSVLAHTYFVRRLDNIAVRLESILHETIQTFFAHFEVKREAEIRSPEPERLR, encoded by the coding sequence ATGCACCCCCTCCTCTTTCTAGCCGCCACTGGCAGCAGCCCTGGCCTTTTCACTCAGATCTACGATTTCTTGGCGATTGGCGGTTTTGTCATGCTTTTCATCGTGCTGTGCTCCATGGCAGCCGTCACGGTCATGATCTCCGCCTGGCTTCGGCTGCGGGACCCGCTGGTATTGCCGCGCCCGGTCATCGCCCAGCTCCGCAGCCTACCGCAATACGCCCTGAAGGGGGACATCAAGCCCCTGCAAGAGTTCTTGGAAAAAGACCCCTCCCTCCTCGCCCGGTTAGGGGCCCTCGCCATCAGCGGCACCTTTTCCAGCCGTCAAGAGTGTGTGGAGACCATCACCGCCCGGGCCAAAGAAGACCTGCACCACCTGGAGCGTGGCGTGTCCATCTTGGAGGTCATGGTCACTGTGGCTCCTCTGCTGGGGCTGCTGGGGACCACGGCAGGTCTAGTGGGTATGTTTTCCGCCTTTGGCAGTGATGCTGGACCTGACACGGCCACCATCGCCAAAGAGATCGGCGTGGCGCTACGTTGCACCATCGCAGGTCTGTTTGTGGCGGTGCCTTCCGTGCTGGCTCACACGTATTTTGTCCGTCGGCTGGATAACATCGCCGTAAGGTTGGAGTCCATCCTGCATGAGACCATCCAGACCTTCTTTGCCCATTTTGAGGTGAAGCGTGAGGCGGAAATCCGCAGCCCTGAACCGGAGCGCCTGAGATGA